In Citrus sinensis cultivar Valencia sweet orange chromosome 3, DVS_A1.0, whole genome shotgun sequence, the sequence GGACACTTTTCCAagccatttttttcttaatcagGCAAATTAATCGTTAAAATCAACGCGTCTCCGCGCTTTAAAACGGGGAGCATGCCAGGGATTTTGAAGGCTAGCCAACAATGTGGAAATTGACGGAACTGATCCAGCCGAAGTTTCAAGGCTTTCATTATGACTGTACGGACTTGGATTTGCGTGACTAGCAACAGCCAACAGCTCATAGCCTCATTTGTATGCTCATATTCATTGGAAGAATTTACTGCGTTTTAACAGTTGTTAACAACAGAAGGCTgagaaatagaaatttaaGGCTGAATTCTTGACATTGAAATACGTCATAATGCTGAATGCTCAGACGAACAACATTCCGCATTAAATCAAGGGTTTGTTTGTAATTGTCGTAGGCAAGCATACAATAGATAAAAGTGTTTGGTAACACCTGGGTACTTATCCTTAGGGTTGGGCAAAATCGGGTTAGGGTTGGGTTCggatcaacccgatcgggtttcgggttggtcaagttgaataaaatttcatcCGAATTCAACCCAAATTTATAACCCGAttcgatccgatccgaatatATTTGGATCGAATCGGGTTATAAATTCGGGTTGAATTTGGATCGGTTCGGGTTCGAAACGGGTCGAATTAGAAAAAGACTTATTAACATTTCACTTCCAGTCTTCCACACGTCACTTTCACAAATATCATCACCATCAAGTTCCAAAGCTCAAACTCAAAGCTTCCAAAACTCGATTCTACaaccaaaatttgagttgCTGCTTGCTGGGTTAATGGAGCTTGAATCGGATCAGATGATGGTGGAGGAATGGAGGCTTGGAGGTGGCGCAGCAAATCTGGTACTTTGTAGTAGTAGATCGGTCGATCGGAATCAGATCAAGATCCTCGCAGAGGCTCGGTGGTTGCTGCGTGGTGGTCGGCTGCAGCTTGCTTCGTTAAGGTGACGGGTTGTGTGGCTGTCGGTGGTGGGTTTCAAGTTGCAGGCGACGGGCTGTGTGGCTATCGGTGGTGGGTTCCAAGTTGCAAGCGGGAGGGCGTCGCTTGTGGGTGGATGACGCACCGGTCGGCAGTGGGCTGCTCACTGCTGCTTGAGTGCTTGTGCAGTTGTGCCATATGCAGTGGTTAGACCTTTGTTTGTAAGGGTTTGTGTGTGTGGATCGTGAGTGTTAAGAGGTGTGTGTGTGACAGTGAGTGTTTAGGAATTAGGATAAGGTTTGGCGgttatgattttgattttgtatttgtttttttttttttttgtaattttgtgtCAACCTAATCGGGTTTTCAGATCGGATCGGGTTTCAACCGATCCGAACACGACCTGATCGAGTTGACACAATTGCACCCGATCGGGTTCTATTCACAACATGATCCGATCCGAATCCGAAAATTTTTCGGGTTGGATCGGATCGAGTTgggtattttgcccacccctacttaTACTTAAACAGTCCAAGGGACTGCACAACACTTCAATATTAAAACagcctaaaattttatagtggagctattggcacccctacattattcttacaaaaccctactttaaataaaattacaattaagaacaattaaaaattaaacacatataaatttttttccaacaaaTTACTGAATTCATTatcaatcatttttaaaaaaatctatatgttACTTCctatttaactaaaataaattgtataaatttagaataatctattgttctcttttgatttcttattgattaaatatttttatgcttaAAATTGCtctgaaattataatttgaaatatgtgtTATTTCAGTCAAtgattaacactaaaaaaattatcacccatataaatttttaatttgtgtgtagagtaatataaaattgaaaataattaaaaaatagcacaataatacttttgagttttaagaataaaacaaatcaaataaaaattgagaaCTTAAAAAAGTGTATctcaaaaaaagaatattttcaaaaacaaaatgaatataactaaaaatggGATTTTATGAGGAGATCAtagggtgccaatagtccaactcaaaattttactGCCCAATTGGGCTATATAACTAGCGGGTACACGGAACTGGCATGCTACGTCTAACAACTAATAATAAGATAACAGAAATCTCACTTTGTGGTCATTGTccatttttgtcattctgtAGCTTAGGTACCGATAAATTGGGCAACTACCCAGTTTTGGTTGTATCAAGAGTATGATGATTTGGATACATCCAATCATACAAAAAGGAAGTAATTGCCTGATCATGGTATAATTTGATACTGAGGAAGCAAAGAATTAATCAGCTATGTTTCTTAATTTCTAGGGCAAGTACTAGATTTAGTGAAGATATCATGTCAGTTACAGTTTGGTGGGTTTAAGCATTTATATACAGCAGATGCAGGCTGTTTGTAAGTGGGTATGCTACTGGTATCAACAAACCTGACCTCCCCTGGTGCGAACGAAAGTTCTCTGTGcctgaaacaaaataaaaggcaCAAACCGTCAAACTTGGTCACTTCTTGAATTGAGAGCGGCAGGTAATGGCTGCAGGGTTACCTTCGAAGGTCAAGACCAATTAATCCAGCTTGAAGGATTGATAAATTATCAGAATCTGGCGAGACAATTATGACTGTGTCTTCAGAGTACTGAGTCTCAAGAATTGACATTAGTTGTGTAACACGAACAAATACATCTGCGACACTCTCATTTGGGGTTCCATCATCTGTAGGAGGAGGTTTGATTGTTGGAGAAATGCCATCTGATACATATACCTTAACCATCCCAAAAAAGGCAATTGGACAACCATGAGGATCTTGAGACATATGAACACTCTAAAATGAGGCTATCAAGCTAGagttaaattttgtataaaattatacatttTTCCATGAATTacctaataatttaaataaaaattacaaagaataaaGACATTTTAGTTGCAGATAGATGGATAGATACATATCTTACGTCTGAAACAGATTCCAATTTCTTGCCTTCATAAGATCCCAATCCACGAGCATCCAGGAAGCTATACTCAGGAACTATATAACTGCAATGAATAAGAAACTCTTTGGAccaattgaaaaaacaaatattgtaCCGGCATTATCGTTCCACATTTTCCTAGGATTCTggtatatttattatttacagtCCATATACATGGTATAACAAATTAAGTATGCCGGAAGAAGAAGGCCGGTTTTATTTCCTAAACATGAATGATTGAACAAAGCAATTTATCTGTATTAAGCATGATCCCCAAATTTGTCTCAGCGTGACCTagcaaaagaaggaaaatgcAGAATTTGCTTACCTTCGGCTAATCCCATTAACAGAGGCAATAACCTCAGCAGCCTGGTAAGCTCTCTGAGTAATTGAAGGCCAAATCCAGCATCCCCTATCACAGGCCGCCATTGCTTTCAACTTAAATGCAGCCGTTACTGTCTGCTTCTTCCCGGTCTCCGATAACCCGCTATCAACAGATGTTTTTGCAACTGGGTTCGTGTTGACTATCCCGAAGCTCTCATATTCAGACTCTCCGGCCCTCACCAGATAGTATCTTATCAAATACCAACCAAAATGTAACATCACAGAATCACAATTGAACCCAATTGAAGTTAGGTATACAAGAATTGCATGAATTTAAGAACAGTAATGTTTGAACTCAGAACACTGACTAATTCTATAAGAAAGCAGAAAGCTGGATTATTAAATTACCTGTTGCTGAGTCGAAGTGGGGGCATCTGAAACAGGCCTCGGGCGCCGGCAACTTGTACAGAAAATGGGTTGAGCTGAGAAGTGAGGGAGATAGAGAGTGTGAGTGCAGGGAGGAGGTGACGCCGGCTGATTGGTTTGTGGGAATGGTTGGGGTTTTCATAGGTAGATGA encodes:
- the LOC102615222 gene encoding uncharacterized protein LOC102615222 isoform X2, which produces MYTITKFCTASASITPKLPSSTYENPNHSHKPISRRHLLPALTLSISLTSQLNPFSVQVAGARGLFQMPPLRLSNRYYLVRAGESEYESFGIVNTNPVAKTSVDSGLSETGKKQTVTAAFKLKAMAACDRGCWIWPSITQRAYQAAEVIASVNGISRSYIVPEYSFLDARGLGSYEGKKLESVSDVYVSDGISPTIKPPPTDDGTPNESVADVFVRVTQLMSILETQYSEDTVIIVSPDSDNLSILQAGLIGLDLRRHRELSFAPGEVRFVDTSSIPTYKQPASAVYKCLNPPNCN
- the LOC102615222 gene encoding uncharacterized protein LOC102615222 isoform X1, whose protein sequence is MYTITKFCTASASITPKLPSSTYENPNHSHKPISRRHLLPALTLSISLTSQLNPFSVQVAGARGLFQMPPLRLSNRYYLVRAGESEYESFGIVNTNPVAKTSVDSGLSETGKKQTVTAAFKLKAMAACDRGCWIWPSITQRAYQAAEVIASVNGISRSYIVPEYSFLDARGLGSYEGKKLESVSDVRYVYVSDGISPTIKPPPTDDGTPNESVADVFVRVTQLMSILETQYSEDTVIIVSPDSDNLSILQAGLIGLDLRRHRELSFAPGEVRFVDTSSIPTYKQPASAVYKCLNPPNCN